A segment of the Streptobacillus ratti genome:
ACCTCATTATATAGTTTACTAATTTCTTTCTCTCTATTAAAAACTTCTGATACAAGTCTATCATTTTCTTTTTTTAACTCTGCTGCTGTGGCAAGACTTTTAATAGACCCTACTAAACTTTTAATATCGACTGGTCTTTTGATAACTCTATTAACACCATATTTCATAGTATTTAAAGCTTTATCTATATCAGTTTCAAAAGTTATTAATATTACCATAGAATTCGGATTTTCTTTTTTTATCTTCTTTATTTCTTCAATTTTTTCTTCTTGATAGCTAGAAAAATCTATAATATATATACTATTTGATCTACTATCATGCTTTTTATTTAAAAAATTAGAACTATTTCTATTTTTTATACCAAATCCATTTTTTATTAATTCATCCTTAAGAAGATTTTTAAAATTATTATTATCATCATATATTTTTACTTCATAACCTGCAAAAATTTTAAGTTTGTTATATTCTTCTATAGAATCAAAAATTTTAAAATATCTCTTCGATTCAAATAAATTAATGTCTTCTGTTATATTCTTATTCTTAATAATGAAAAATATTTCAAAATCATTTTTGATAGAACATCTAAATAATTTAAGCATGTAGCTTAAAAATTTTGAATCTATAATTACATCTTTAATATGAAAAAGAATTTTTTTCCTAATTTTTGATGCTTTAAGTAAATCCTCATAGCTCTGTTCAAAAGATTTAAAATATACTATTTCATATTCTCTATCTCCTAAAAAACAAAATTCATTCATAATTACTCCAAATCATTATTTATATTATTTTACTACATATTAATATTTAAAAAATTTGCACCATCAAGTGTTATACAATTCTCATTTGAAAATATTTATTAATATACTTCCATTTGTTCCTGTAACCT
Coding sequences within it:
- a CDS encoding PP2C family protein-serine/threonine phosphatase gives rise to the protein MNEFCFLGDREYEIVYFKSFEQSYEDLLKASKIRKKILFHIKDVIIDSKFLSYMLKLFRCSIKNDFEIFFIIKNKNITEDINLFESKRYFKIFDSIEEYNKLKIFAGYEVKIYDDNNNFKNLLKDELIKNGFGIKNRNSSNFLNKKHDSRSNSIYIIDFSSYQEEKIEEIKKIKKENPNSMVILITFETDIDKALNTMKYGVNRVIKRPVDIKSLVGSIKSLATAAELKKENDRLVSEVFNREKEISKLYNEVSEELRLAGDIQKSLMPPKKIEFGEYACEYFFEPSMNIGGDFCDFIELNDEEFAIVFADISGHGIPASLLSTMLKVLIYNNAKKVDKVTDLMEILNEEIINIFPKGKFVSMFYLVINTKTNKLRYAKASQEPALMYNKARDEVIELESEGQILGLFSKKLFPILSFEEKEVDFNVGDKILLYTDGITEEIDDNGKYYGLERLKLQVKKLDLNMIIQDLKDFVGKKPFNDDVTLLKIERIGE